The following proteins are encoded in a genomic region of Solea senegalensis isolate Sse05_10M linkage group LG5, IFAPA_SoseM_1, whole genome shotgun sequence:
- the ercc6l gene encoding DNA excision repair protein ERCC-6-like, protein MEVSHHGDDAADICAKLEKSLSMDTDDKLEAYHRFIQDGKDVARQGDMHKALEFFKLAHNLHQSQKLERRIKKIEELVAQNDSEDEDEEFVNVNNSGLLLFKELHDKLYDYQRDGVGFLYSLYRDGRKGGILADDMGLGKTIQVISFLSGMYDNELANHTLLVMPTSLITNWTKEFAKWTPGMRVKEFHGTSKGERTRNLEKVQRRGGVIITTYTMLMNNWQQLSSYHGKEFTWDYMILDEAHKIKTSTTKTAKSASAIPSKNRVLLTGTPVQNNLREMWALFDFACQGTLLGTAKTFKTEYENPITRAREKDATPGEKALGSRMSENLMAIIKPYFLRRTKSEVQKNNMNRARLCKEEQSENIDTLVPNPSKDGGAVMPTLTRKNDLIVWTYLSPIQEDIYRQFISLDHIKELLLTTRSPLAELTILKKLCDHPRLLSAGAIAKLGLEESTAENQVNDDMETNAHSIANVPDDTLIAESGKLGFLFPLLEQLKQEGHRTLVFAHYRKVLDIIERILGNRGFKVLRLDGTITQIAERERRISLFQKDSRYSVFLLTTQVGGVGITLTAANRVVIYDPSWNPATDAQAVDRAYRIGQTENVVIYRLITCGTVEEKIYRRQIFKDSLIRQNTGDKKNPFRYFSKQELKELFTLENTQSSSTQLQLQAMHSRHRRTDTQLDEHIAHLHTMGMFGISDHDLMFSLEIKHDEAPEDQQEHKYIEGRVQKAQELMKAESDLQMQLTESMASSTEPAWLRQPVNNNNNRERSHEKKTRNPSPSSLNSQHDCSSNRSPVVVDLNHSGSDNEEGQQNLSNPVIDLTADESVIEEEPVENISQGKHNLDSPKHQPIKQDQSYLEGNNTLNNSQVMIEDSLLLVESVNDASDVADDLAQEPMDQSVNSEAARHSAVEKSLAYVTVADEDEQQQYLTSHSEMDFGHSCGTPLKNKRLSMLQTSNTSFKVDASSRVSAGLESFEGNFNLQLEDSDMFSDNDIQDGQETEVEQKKLLSQLQFEGSFNVNKSLSERQHKESLAESLNNGQADEMEESMNDSIVATKKKRAAVIYDSEDEQQDVDNNERQFENSFQVLGASTPKSVPSGSTPLWSRKSVGGNTSVASRRSLLQSIVEGMDNHNLDMVEVDESFNEDDCSSERHSDEAEEENIVNSSSELQLDEPTGETLNSEGEEEEEEEEEQLSESGEDISSNLEESTSEPELTSTERMDQCTVSMDVKMCGENGIDCDVEGYDSLVSRGRECVSQGKLDDALSFFLRAIDIKPGDPEVQLMTIQLYRQLSHRS, encoded by the exons ATGGAGGTTTCTCATCATGGCGACGATGCTGCGGATATTTGTGCGAAGCTGGAAAA GTCTTTGTCCATGGATACAGATGACAAGTTGGAAGCGTATCACAG attcATTCAGGATGGTAAAGATGTTGCCAGACAAGGGGACATGCACAAAGCACTGGAGTTCTTTAAACTCGCTCACAATCTTCACCAGAGTCAAAAACTTGAAAGGAGAATAAAGAAAATTGAAGAGCTTGTTGCTCAGAATGACtctgaggatgaagatgaagagtttGTCAATGTCAACAACAGCggtttgttgctttttaaagaGTTGCACGACAAACTTTATGACTACCAGAGAGATGGAGTTGGCTTCTTATACAGTCTCTACAGAGATGGTCGTAAGGGTGGGATCTTGGCAGATGACATGGGTCTTGGTAAAACCATCCAGGTGATATCCTTCCTCTCTGGTATGTATGATAATGAGCTGGCCAATCACACATTGTTGGTGATGCCCACTTCACTCATCACTAACTGGACAAAGGAGTTCGCCAAATGGACTCCGGGCATGAGGGTCAAGGAGTTTCATGGTACCAGCAAAGGAGAGCGGACCAGGAATCTAGAGAAAGTCCAGAGGAGAGGTGGCGTCATCATCACCACATACACTATGCTTATGAACAACTGGCAGCAACTGTCTTCATACCATGGCAAAGAGTTCACATGGGACTACATGATCCTGGACGAggcacacaaaataaaaacaagcactaCCAAAACAGCTAAAAGTGCCTCTGCCATACCTTCAAAGAACAGAGTTCTTCTCACAGGAACTCCAGTCCAAAACAATCTAAGAGAAATGTGGGCACTTTTTGACTTTGCTTGTCAAGGCACTCTTCTCGGTACAGCCAAAACCTTCAAAACAGAGTATGAAAACCCCATCACTCGTGCTAGAGAGAAGGACGCCACTCCAGGGGAGAAGGCTCTTGGCTCCCGGATGTCGGAGAACCTCATGGCCATCATTAAACCATATTTTCTTCGGAGAACAAAATCCGAggttcaaaaaaacaacatgaacagaGCACGTCTTTGTAAAGAGGAACAATCGGAGAACATTGACACCCTAGTTCCAAATCCTTCAAAAGATGGCGGAGCAGTCATGCCCACACTGACAAGAAAAAATGACCTTATAGTCTGGACATACCTGAGCCCCATCCAGGAGGACATATACAGGCAGTTTATTTCATTGGACCACATCAAGGAACTGCTCTTAACCACCAGGTCACCTCTTGCTGAATTAaccattttaaaaaagctgTGCGACCACCCAAGACTGCTCTCTGCAGGAGCGATTGCCAAGTTGGGTTTGGAGGAGAGCACTGCTGAAAACCAGGTGAATGATGACATGGAGACCAATGCTCATAGCATCGCCAATGTTCCTGACGACACTTTAATAGCCGAGTCTGGGAAACTTGGgtttctgtttcctctccttgAGCAGCTGAAACAAGAGGGCCACCGCACACTCGTCTTTGCTCATTACAGGAAGGTGTTGGACATTATCGAACGTATCCTGGGCAACAGAGGCTTCAAAGTTTTGAGACTGGATGGCACAATTACACAGAttgcagagagagagcggcGCATTTCTCTGTTCCAGAAAGATAGTCGCTACTCTGTCTTTCTACTGACCACCCAGGTTGGTGGTGTTGGCATCACTTTGACAGCAGCAAACAGAGTGGTGATTTATGATCCCAGCTGGAACCCAGCAACAGATGCCCAGGCTGTTGACAGGGCATATCGCATTGGTCAGACTGAAAATGTTGTCATCTACAGGCTGATCACTTGTGGaacagtggaggagaaaatctaCAGACGGCAGATTTTCAAAGACTCTCTCATCAGACAAAACACTGGTGACAAGAAGAACCCCTTTCGATACTTCAGCAAACAGGAACTAAAAGAGCTCTTTACCTTGGAGAATACTCAATCTTCATCCACTCAACTGCAGCTTCAGGCCATGCATTCCagacacagacggacagacacacAACTCGATGAGCACATTGCCCACCTACACACCATGGGGATGTTTGGCATCTCTGATCATGACCTCATGTTTTCTCTCGAAATCAAGCATGACGAGGCCCCTGAGGACCAGCAGGAGCACAAATACATAGAAGGGCGTGTTCAGAAAGCACAGGAGCTGATGAAGGCGGAGTCGGATTTGCAGATGCAGCTTACTGAGAGCATGGCTTCCAGCACAGAGCCTGCCTGGCTCAGACAACcagtgaacaacaacaacaacagagagcgttcacatgagaaaaaaacaagaaacccaAGCCCAAGTTCTTTGAATTCACAACATGACTGCAGTTCAAACAGGTCCCCTGTTGTGGTGGACTTAAACCACTCGGGTTCTGACAATGAGGAAGGCCAACAGAATCTGAGTAACCCAGTTATTGATCTTACTGCAGATGAAAGTGTGATAGAGGAGGAACCTGTGGAAAACATAAGCCAAGGCAAGCACAACCTGGATTCCCCAAAACACCAGCCTATCAAGCAGGATCAGAGTTACTTGGAAGGAAACAACACACTCAACAACAGTCAGGTGATGATTGAGGATTCTTTGTTATTGGTGGAGTCCGTTAATGATGCATCAGATGTAGCTGATGACTTGGCTCAAGAGCCAATGGACCAATCGGTAAATTCTGAGGCTGCTCGTCATTCTGCAGTCGAGAAGAGCCTAGCATATGTCACAGTAGCCGATGAAGATGAACAACAGCAATATTTAACTTCACATTCTGAAATGGACTTTGGGCACAGTTGTGGCACAcctctgaagaacaaaagactGTCCATGTTGCAGACATCCAACACAAGCTTTAAAGTGGATGCATCATCCAGAGTCAGTGCTGGACTGGAATCCTTTGAAGGTAACTTCAATTTACAGCTGGAGGACAGTGACATGTTTTCAGACAATGACATTCAGGATGGTCAAGAGACTGAGGTGGAGCAGAAGAAACTGCTGTCACAGCTGCAGTTTGAGGGgagttttaatgtaaataaatcccTCTCTGAGAGGCAACACAAAGAATCTCTTGCAGAAAGCCTCAACAATGGCCAAGCAGATGAAATGGAAGAATCAATGAATGATTCTATTGTAGCTACCAAGAAGAAAAGAGCAGCAGTGATTTATGATAGTGAAGATGAACAACAGGATGTTGACAACAATGAGAGGCAATTTGAAAACTCCTTTCAGGTGCTTGGAGCCTCTACACCGAAATCGGTACCCTCTGGTTCTACCCCACTTTGGTCAAGAAAGAGTGTCGGAGGAAACACCTCTGTAGCTTCTCGACGGTCTCTCCTTCAGTCCATCGTTGAAGGCATGGACAACCACAATCTGGATATGGTAGAAGTTGATGAAAGCTTCAATGAAGATGATTGCAGCTCAGAAAGACATTCTGATGAGgctgaagaagaaaatattgttAATTCATCTTCTGAGCTTCAGTTAGATGAGCCCACAGGCGAGACTCTGAACTCagagggggaagaggaggaggaggaggaggaggagcagctgtcTGAGTCAGGAGAGGACATAAGCAGCAATCTTGAAGAATCGACCAGCGAACCCGAGTTGACTTCCACCGAAAGGATGGACCAGTGCACAGTCAGTATGGACGTCAAGATGTGTGGGGAAAATGGCATTGACTGTGATGTTGAGGGTTACGACTCCCTGGTCAGTcgagggagggagtgtgtgaGCCAAGGGAAGCTGGATGATGCCTTGAGCTTCTTCCTGAGAGCAATTGACATCAAACCTGGAGATCCAGAGGTTCAGCTCATGACCATTCAGCTGTACCGACAGCTGAGTCATAGGAGTTag
- the sdhaf1 gene encoding succinate dehydrogenase assembly factor 1, mitochondrial, translated as MLRHSKLQKQVLALYRQFLRAGRDKPGFIPRIRDEFRDNARIKRTDVMHIEYLYRRGQRQLEQLRDVNTKQLGSFSKDPSADL; from the coding sequence ATGTTGCGTCACAGTAAGCTGCAAAAGCAGGTCCTAGCTCTGTACCGCCAGTTCCTCCGGGCCGGGCGGGACAAGCCAGGCTTCATCCCCCGGATCCGAGACGAGTTCAGGGACAATGCCCGCATCAAGAGAACAGATGTGATGCACATCGAGTATCTGTACCGACGAGGACAGCGACAGCTGGAGCAGCTGAGGGACGTTAACACCAAACAGCTGGGATCCTTCTCCAAAGATCCAAGTGCTGAcctatga